Proteins co-encoded in one Candidatus Methylomirabilota bacterium genomic window:
- a CDS encoding carbohydrate ABC transporter permease gives MSKRPRLRKATQHLLLVPFLVFALFPFYHMTLTSLKQDRELYDRHAVPLIIREAPTLEHYGKLLWETEFLTWTKNSLLVTVLATSVSVVIGTVAAYALARLRFFGVGPFGTGIFVTYLVPTTLLFLPLAQVVNWLGLGDSKWALVLTYPTFLVPFCTWLLMGYFRTVPKEVEECAMVDGATRIQALWRIVLPIAIPGLVCAVLFAFTLSWNEFIYALTFTSSSDQITASVGVTSELIRGDIYFWGELMAGAILGSVPIVILYVFFLDYYVSGLTAGAIK, from the coding sequence GTGAGCAAGCGACCGCGGCTCCGGAAGGCGACGCAGCATCTCCTGCTCGTCCCCTTCCTCGTCTTCGCGCTGTTTCCGTTCTACCACATGACGCTGACCTCGCTGAAGCAGGACCGCGAGCTCTACGACCGGCACGCGGTGCCGCTCATCATCCGCGAAGCGCCGACGCTCGAGCACTACGGCAAGCTCCTCTGGGAGACGGAGTTCCTCACCTGGACCAAGAACAGCTTGCTCGTGACCGTGCTGGCCACGAGCGTGTCCGTCGTGATCGGGACCGTCGCGGCCTACGCGCTGGCGCGGCTCAGGTTCTTCGGCGTGGGCCCCTTCGGCACCGGAATCTTCGTGACCTACCTCGTGCCCACCACGCTCCTGTTCCTGCCGCTCGCCCAGGTCGTGAACTGGCTGGGGCTGGGTGACTCGAAGTGGGCCCTCGTGCTCACGTACCCGACCTTCCTCGTGCCGTTCTGCACGTGGCTCCTCATGGGCTACTTCCGCACCGTGCCGAAGGAGGTCGAGGAGTGCGCGATGGTGGACGGCGCCACACGCATCCAGGCGCTGTGGCGCATCGTGCTGCCCATCGCCATCCCCGGGCTGGTCTGCGCCGTGCTCTTCGCCTTCACGCTGTCGTGGAACGAGTTCATCTACGCCCTCACGTTCACCTCGTCGTCGGACCAGATCACGGCCAGCGTCGGGGTGACCAGCGAGCTGATCCGGGGCGACATCTATTTCTGGGGCGAGCTGATGGCGGGCGCCATCCTGGGCTCGGTCCCGATCGTGATCCTCTACGTCTTCTTCCTCGACTACTACGTCTCCGGCCTCACGGCAGGCGCGATCAAGTAG
- a CDS encoding translation elongation factor-like protein has translation MATEEKVGVVTDYYAKIGVAAITLADGALRVGDRIRIHGHTTDLTQTVESLHVEHRPVQTAERGSEVALKVRDRVRKHDAVLRVTGD, from the coding sequence ATGGCGACGGAAGAGAAGGTCGGCGTCGTCACCGACTACTACGCGAAGATCGGTGTGGCCGCGATCACGCTGGCCGACGGCGCGCTCCGGGTCGGCGATCGCATCCGGATCCACGGCCACACGACCGACCTCACACAGACCGTCGAGTCGCTCCACGTCGAGCACCGGCCGGTGCAGACGGCCGAGCGCGGGAGCGAGGTCGCGCTGAAGGTCCGCGATCGCGTCCGGAAGCACGACGCGGTCCTCCGCGTCACCGGCGACTGA
- a CDS encoding cytochrome c oxidase assembly protein, which translates to MLEVLLKALLASMVAAAAAAYARGWWRLRAAGHAPPGWRFAVYALGLATLAGALLSPLDELAEVRFSAHMAQHLLLITVAAPLLVLGNPFALVLWGLPARARRALGSTLRRGAPLRTALAALTLLPVAGALHVATVWVWHLPVLYDAAAEHALVHAAEHASFVATAVFFWWPIVLPAPRLHPRPHPGFQILYLLLATAQNTALGVLLAVPERAFYPHYVRLAPSLGISAVEDQMLGAGLMWSGGHMYLLPILLILWGLARERVV; encoded by the coding sequence GTGCTCGAGGTCCTGCTCAAGGCGCTCCTCGCCTCGATGGTCGCCGCCGCGGCGGCCGCGTACGCGCGCGGCTGGTGGCGCCTCCGGGCGGCGGGCCACGCGCCGCCGGGCTGGCGGTTCGCCGTCTACGCGCTCGGCCTCGCGACGCTCGCCGGCGCGCTCCTCTCGCCCCTCGACGAGCTCGCGGAGGTGCGGTTCTCGGCCCACATGGCCCAGCACCTCCTGCTCATCACCGTCGCGGCGCCGCTCCTGGTCCTCGGCAACCCGTTCGCGCTCGTGCTCTGGGGGCTGCCGGCGCGCGCCCGGCGCGCGCTGGGCTCCACCCTCAGGCGGGGCGCGCCGCTCCGGACCGCGCTGGCGGCGCTCACGCTCCTGCCGGTGGCCGGCGCCCTCCACGTCGCCACCGTGTGGGTCTGGCACCTGCCGGTCCTGTACGACGCGGCGGCGGAGCACGCGCTGGTCCACGCCGCCGAGCACGCGTCGTTCGTCGCGACGGCCGTCTTCTTCTGGTGGCCGATCGTCCTGCCCGCGCCGCGGCTCCACCCGCGGCCCCATCCGGGGTTCCAGATCCTCTACCTGCTCCTCGCGACGGCGCAGAACACGGCGCTCGGGGTGCTCCTGGCGGTGCCGGAGCGCGCGTTCTACCCGCACTACGTGCGGCTCGCCCCGTCTCTCGGCATCAGCGCGGTGGAGGACCAGATGCTCGGCGCGGGGCTCATGTGGAGCGGCGGCCACATGTACCTGCTCCCGATCCTGCTGATCCTCTGGGGGCTCGCGCGCGAGCGCGTCGTGTAG
- a CDS encoding amino acid ABC transporter permease, giving the protein MLDLGVVVANFKFLVVQGLLGLGGFTGGTLRLAIPAIVLGFALGICVGLARLARSRWIAVPAMLYVEFFRGVPLVMVIFWIWFVIPQLLRVPIPEYGVALTAFVIFEAAYFGEIVRAGIQSVPRGQVEAATALGLTRAKTMRYVVLPQAIRNMVPSLVTQMIVLFKDTSLASIIGYVDLTKAAQIVNNREIKPFELYLFIAVVYWLCTYSMSVVARRFERRPA; this is encoded by the coding sequence GTGCTCGACCTCGGGGTCGTTGTCGCCAACTTCAAGTTCCTGGTCGTCCAGGGGCTCCTGGGCCTCGGCGGCTTCACCGGCGGGACGCTCCGGCTCGCGATCCCGGCGATCGTGCTGGGCTTCGCGCTCGGCATCTGCGTCGGGCTCGCCCGCCTGGCGCGCTCGCGCTGGATCGCCGTGCCGGCGATGCTCTACGTCGAGTTCTTCCGCGGCGTGCCGCTCGTCATGGTGATCTTCTGGATCTGGTTCGTCATCCCGCAGCTCCTGCGCGTGCCGATCCCGGAGTACGGCGTCGCCCTCACGGCGTTCGTGATCTTCGAGGCGGCCTACTTCGGCGAGATCGTGCGCGCGGGCATCCAGTCGGTGCCCCGCGGCCAGGTCGAGGCCGCCACGGCGCTGGGGCTCACCCGCGCGAAGACGATGCGGTACGTGGTGCTGCCGCAGGCGATCCGCAACATGGTACCCTCGCTGGTCACGCAGATGATCGTCCTCTTCAAGGACACCTCGCTCGCCTCGATCATCGGCTACGTGGACCTCACGAAGGCCGCGCAGATCGTCAATAACCGCGAGATCAAGCCGTTCGAGCTCTACCTCTTCATCGCGGTCGTGTACTGGCTCTGCACGTACTCGATGTCGGTCGTCGCCCGGCGCTTCGAGCGGCGGCCCGCCTGA
- a CDS encoding amino acid ABC transporter permease — protein sequence MNYTFQWSVLWSGQSGGWLLQGLITTLELSALAWLLAALLGIVSGAMRTVPWRLLRTLATFYVEFFRNVPLLVWMFFWYFGVPPLLPEAVREWLFDHGAEFWAGMFALGVYHGARMSEVIRSGIQSIPRTQFEASVAMGLTTFQAYRLVIVPIALRLIVPPATSESLNLLKNSSVALTISVAELTFQTRQIETYTARAIEALTAGTLIYLVLCVGIATIMARVERRFAIPGLIARGG from the coding sequence TTGAACTACACCTTCCAGTGGAGCGTGCTCTGGAGCGGCCAGTCGGGCGGCTGGCTGCTCCAGGGCCTGATCACGACGCTCGAGCTGTCGGCCCTCGCGTGGCTGCTCGCCGCCCTGCTCGGCATCGTCTCGGGCGCCATGCGCACGGTCCCGTGGCGGCTCCTCCGCACGCTCGCGACGTTCTACGTCGAGTTCTTCCGCAACGTGCCGCTGCTCGTCTGGATGTTCTTCTGGTACTTCGGCGTGCCGCCGCTCCTGCCCGAGGCGGTCCGCGAGTGGCTCTTCGACCACGGCGCCGAGTTCTGGGCGGGGATGTTCGCGCTCGGCGTCTACCACGGCGCGCGCATGTCGGAGGTCATCCGCTCCGGCATCCAGTCGATTCCCCGGACCCAGTTCGAGGCGTCCGTGGCCATGGGCCTCACGACGTTCCAGGCGTACCGGCTGGTCATCGTGCCCATCGCGCTCCGGCTCATCGTGCCGCCGGCGACCAGCGAATCCCTGAACCTCCTCAAGAACTCGTCGGTCGCGCTGACGATCAGCGTCGCCGAGCTCACGTTCCAGACGCGCCAGATCGAGACGTACACCGCGCGGGCCATCGAGGCGCTCACCGCCGGCACGCTGATCTACCTCGTCCTCTGCGTGGGGATCGCCACGATCATGGCGCGCGTGGAGCGGCGCTTCGCGATCCCGGGCCTCATCGCGCGGGGGGGCTAG
- a CDS encoding transporter substrate-binding domain-containing protein, which yields MKRLLVPVLTLALGLGAAAPARAEGTLEKVNQSGVLVIGTRTASPPFAFVNKNNEWVGFSIDLVEQGILPALSKKLGKPIKLEKKESTPPTRIPLLTSNAVDLIAGTMTDTRARRDSVDFSLTFFVTGAQFLVKKSSPIKGIESIAARRIAAQQGSTNAKIIRERVPTAKLQEFPDQPAAFQALVQGQVDAYTNDGIQLYGLRAKAPKPDDWKVVGDFFSYEPYGMAMRKNDSDFRAVVNNGLMELIESGKYFELYDKWFGPRGETPYPLTPENKRFLIMQVVPK from the coding sequence ATGAAGCGACTGCTCGTCCCCGTCCTCACCCTGGCCCTCGGGCTCGGCGCGGCGGCGCCCGCGCGCGCCGAGGGCACGCTCGAGAAGGTCAACCAGAGCGGCGTCCTGGTCATCGGCACCCGCACGGCGTCGCCGCCCTTCGCGTTCGTCAACAAGAACAACGAGTGGGTCGGCTTCTCGATCGACCTCGTCGAGCAGGGGATCCTGCCCGCGCTCTCGAAAAAGCTCGGCAAGCCGATCAAGCTCGAGAAGAAGGAGTCCACGCCGCCCACGCGGATCCCGCTCCTGACGTCGAACGCCGTGGACCTCATCGCGGGCACCATGACCGACACGCGCGCCCGCCGCGACTCGGTGGACTTCAGCCTCACGTTCTTCGTGACCGGCGCCCAGTTCCTCGTCAAGAAGTCGAGCCCGATCAAGGGCATCGAGTCCATCGCCGCCCGGCGCATCGCCGCCCAGCAGGGCTCGACCAACGCGAAGATCATCCGCGAGCGCGTGCCGACCGCGAAGCTCCAGGAGTTCCCGGACCAGCCGGCGGCCTTCCAGGCCCTCGTGCAGGGGCAGGTGGACGCCTACACGAACGACGGCATCCAGCTCTACGGGCTCCGGGCCAAGGCGCCGAAGCCCGACGACTGGAAGGTGGTCGGCGATTTCTTCTCGTACGAGCCGTACGGCATGGCGATGCGGAAGAACGACTCGGACTTCCGCGCCGTCGTCAACAACGGCCTCATGGAGCTGATCGAGTCGGGCAAGTACTTCGAGCTCTACGACAAGTGGTTCGGGCCGAGGGGCGAGACGCCGTACCCGCTGACGCCCGAGAACAAGCGATTCCTGATCATGCAGGTGGTCCCGAAGTAG
- a CDS encoding amino acid ABC transporter ATP-binding protein, whose translation MIEFKRVNKWFGKLQVLRDIDLAVRAGEVVVVCGPSGSGKSTLIRCVNALEPIQEGELAVLGESLTKPGVNLSALRTRVGMVFQSFNLFPHMTVLENIMLAPIKVRGLARAEAEKLARALLERVRIPDKAGVYPANLSGGQQQRVAIARALAMQPRIMLFDEPTSALDPEMINEVLDVMTDLAKEGMTMMCVTHEMGFARRVAHRVVFMDAGQVVEEAAPEAFFASARSERAREFLSKILTH comes from the coding sequence GTGATCGAGTTCAAGCGCGTCAATAAGTGGTTCGGCAAGCTCCAGGTTCTCCGCGACATCGACCTGGCGGTGCGCGCCGGTGAGGTCGTCGTCGTGTGCGGCCCGTCGGGCTCGGGGAAGAGCACGCTGATCCGCTGCGTGAACGCGCTCGAGCCGATCCAGGAGGGCGAGCTCGCCGTCCTCGGCGAGTCGCTCACGAAGCCGGGCGTCAACCTCTCGGCCCTCCGCACGCGCGTCGGCATGGTGTTCCAGTCGTTCAACCTCTTTCCGCACATGACCGTCCTCGAGAACATCATGCTGGCGCCGATCAAGGTGCGCGGCCTCGCGCGCGCCGAGGCCGAGAAGCTGGCGCGCGCCCTCCTCGAGCGCGTGCGCATCCCCGACAAGGCGGGCGTGTACCCGGCGAACCTCTCCGGCGGGCAGCAGCAGCGGGTGGCGATCGCGCGGGCGCTCGCGATGCAGCCGCGGATCATGCTCTTCGACGAGCCCACCTCCGCGCTCGACCCCGAGATGATCAACGAGGTGCTCGACGTCATGACCGACCTCGCGAAGGAGGGCATGACGATGATGTGCGTCACCCACGAGATGGGCTTCGCCCGGCGCGTCGCCCACCGCGTCGTCTTCATGGACGCGGGGCAGGTGGTCGAGGAGGCGGCGCCCGAGGCGTTCTTCGCCTCCGCGCGATCCGAGCGCGCCCGGGAGTTCCTCTCGAAGATCCTCACCCACTGA
- a CDS encoding biotin/lipoyl-containing protein encodes MKFAATLGDAVEIVEVTGERGRYRVTLGGEVWEVDARLTAQGIYSLLIAGVSHVADVTDRDGACVVDVGDETYVIRVEEQTRYVIRTRGGAAGGRAHQTLVAPLPGKITHVAVRPGDTVAAGDTLLVIEAMKMENELRAGAPGTVAEVRVRAGQTVNAGDVLLIID; translated from the coding sequence ATGAAATTCGCGGCGACGCTCGGCGACGCGGTCGAGATCGTCGAGGTCACCGGCGAGCGCGGGCGCTACCGGGTGACCCTCGGCGGCGAGGTCTGGGAGGTCGACGCGCGGCTCACCGCGCAGGGCATCTACTCGCTGCTGATCGCCGGCGTCTCCCACGTCGCCGACGTGACGGACCGCGACGGCGCGTGCGTCGTGGACGTCGGGGACGAGACGTACGTGATCCGGGTCGAGGAGCAGACCCGATACGTGATCCGCACCCGGGGCGGCGCCGCGGGCGGCCGCGCCCACCAGACGCTGGTCGCGCCGCTGCCCGGCAAGATCACCCACGTCGCCGTCCGGCCGGGCGACACGGTCGCGGCGGGGGACACGCTCCTTGTCATCGAGGCCATGAAGATGGAGAACGAGCTCCGCGCCGGCGCGCCGGGCACCGTCGCCGAGGTGCGCGTCCGGGCCGGCCAGACCGTGAACGCGGGCGACGTCCTGCTCATCATTGACTAG
- the accC gene encoding acetyl-CoA carboxylase biotin carboxylase subunit — MTARRIRKVLVANRGEIAVRVIRACREAGIASVAVFSEADREALHVQMADEAYPIGPPAPAESYLAIDRLVAAAKEAGADAVHPGYGFLAENAAFAEACAAAGLAFIGPPPAAIRAMGDKTSARRIARDLGVPMVAGTIEPLAPDADARVAARGIGYPLMLKAVRGGGGKGMRLVRQEGELESALRMARNEAAAAFGDSAIYLERYVAEPRHIEIQVLADDHGHVIHLGERECSIQRRHQKLVEECPSPVVDAAMRSRMGEAACRIARAAGYVNAGTVEFLVDAELNFYFLEMNTRLQVEHPVTEMVTGIDLVREQLRIAAGEPLRVTQADVAWRGAAIECRINAEDPFGGWLPSPGTLTALRAATGPWVRDDSGVYEGYTVPGVYDTLLAKLIVWGADRAAAIDRMARALAEYKVVGVRTTIPILAQIVAHPDFRAGRLSTGFLDRILPAIRTAAGRFRSVAVIAAVLAEYERLGHATIAESVAPRDAWRSSPPLTVWRERTR, encoded by the coding sequence ATGACGGCGCGGCGGATCCGCAAGGTCCTCGTCGCGAACCGCGGGGAGATCGCGGTCCGGGTCATCCGCGCCTGCCGCGAGGCGGGGATCGCGTCCGTGGCGGTCTTCTCCGAGGCCGACCGGGAGGCGCTCCACGTCCAGATGGCCGACGAGGCCTACCCGATCGGGCCCCCGGCCCCGGCCGAGAGCTACCTCGCGATCGACCGGCTCGTCGCGGCCGCCAAGGAGGCCGGCGCCGACGCGGTCCACCCGGGCTACGGCTTCCTCGCCGAGAACGCGGCCTTCGCCGAGGCGTGCGCCGCCGCCGGCCTCGCGTTCATCGGCCCGCCGCCCGCGGCGATCCGCGCGATGGGGGACAAGACCTCCGCGCGCCGGATCGCGCGCGACCTGGGCGTGCCGATGGTGGCGGGCACCATCGAGCCGCTGGCGCCGGACGCCGATGCGCGCGTGGCGGCGCGCGGGATCGGCTATCCGCTGATGCTCAAGGCCGTGCGGGGCGGGGGCGGCAAGGGGATGCGCCTGGTCCGGCAGGAGGGCGAGCTCGAGTCGGCGCTCAGGATGGCGCGCAACGAGGCCGCCGCGGCCTTCGGCGACAGCGCAATCTACCTCGAGCGCTACGTGGCCGAGCCGCGCCACATCGAGATCCAGGTGCTCGCCGACGACCACGGGCACGTGATCCACCTCGGGGAACGGGAGTGCTCGATCCAGCGGCGCCACCAGAAGCTCGTGGAAGAGTGTCCCTCGCCCGTGGTGGACGCGGCGATGCGCTCACGGATGGGCGAGGCGGCCTGCCGGATCGCCAGGGCCGCCGGCTACGTGAACGCGGGCACCGTCGAGTTCCTCGTGGACGCCGAGCTGAACTTCTACTTCCTCGAGATGAACACGCGGCTCCAGGTCGAGCACCCCGTGACCGAGATGGTCACCGGGATCGACCTCGTCCGCGAGCAGCTCCGCATCGCCGCCGGCGAGCCCCTCCGCGTGACGCAGGCCGACGTCGCCTGGCGCGGCGCCGCGATCGAGTGCCGCATCAACGCCGAGGACCCGTTCGGCGGGTGGCTGCCGTCGCCCGGCACGCTCACCGCGCTCCGCGCGGCCACGGGCCCGTGGGTGCGCGACGACTCCGGCGTCTACGAGGGCTACACGGTGCCCGGCGTCTACGACACGCTCCTCGCCAAGCTGATCGTCTGGGGCGCCGACCGCGCGGCCGCGATCGATCGCATGGCGCGCGCCCTCGCCGAGTACAAGGTGGTCGGCGTGCGCACGACGATCCCGATCCTCGCCCAGATCGTCGCGCACCCGGACTTCCGGGCGGGCCGTCTCTCCACGGGCTTCCTCGACCGGATCCTGCCCGCCATCCGGACGGCCGCGGGCCGGTTCCGGTCCGTCGCCGTGATCGCCGCGGTCCTCGCCGAGTACGAGCGCCTCGGCCACGCGACCATCGCCGAGTCCGTCGCGCCGCGCGACGCCTGGCGCTCGAGCCCGCCGCTCACCGTGTGGCGGGAGCGGACGCGATGA
- a CDS encoding benzoate-CoA ligase family protein yields the protein MRDLPERFNAAVFFVDRHIAEGRGGRTAFRAAGRSIGYAELAERVDHAAAALASRGVELEHRVLLVLDDTPAFAAAFWGAVKLGAVAVPVNTLMTDAEYEFLLNDSRARAVLAEDAIAARLRALGGRCPWLRAVLAPGDLEREAGARVEPAATSREDVMYWGYTSGSTGRPKAAVHTHQNFVRAAELVGSGVFGIGPDDLTYSASKLYFAFGLGNALYFPALAGAASVLVPERTTPERAFEVIAAERPTIFFAVPTLYARMLQVAEAELRFDLSSLRFCVSSGEALPPAIFDAWADRFGLELVEVVGSTEALHDFIANRPGKARRGSAGQVVPGFEARLVDDAGRPVGPGVAGHLLVKGPTTSPFYWNRLDRTRATMLGEWLRTGDVFVQDEDGWFTFAGRADDMVKVGGRWVAPAEVEAYLAEHPAVLEAGVVGRSGADGLTRIHAAVVLTEGARASPGLAEELRGFVAGRAPGYKVPHAIEFVAELPKTATGKVQRFRLRTEE from the coding sequence GTGAGGGACCTGCCGGAGCGCTTCAACGCCGCCGTCTTCTTCGTGGACCGCCACATCGCCGAGGGCCGCGGCGGCCGCACCGCCTTCCGCGCCGCCGGGCGCTCGATCGGCTACGCGGAGCTCGCCGAGCGCGTCGATCACGCGGCGGCCGCGCTCGCGAGCCGGGGCGTCGAGCTCGAGCACCGCGTGCTCCTGGTCCTCGACGACACGCCGGCGTTCGCCGCGGCGTTCTGGGGGGCCGTGAAGCTCGGTGCCGTGGCGGTGCCGGTCAACACGCTGATGACGGACGCCGAGTACGAGTTCCTCCTGAACGACAGCCGCGCGAGGGCGGTGCTGGCGGAGGACGCGATCGCCGCGCGGCTCCGCGCGCTGGGCGGACGGTGCCCGTGGCTCCGCGCGGTCCTCGCACCGGGCGACCTCGAGCGCGAGGCCGGCGCGCGTGTCGAGCCGGCGGCCACGTCGCGCGAGGACGTCATGTACTGGGGCTACACCTCGGGCTCGACGGGCCGGCCGAAGGCGGCCGTCCATACCCATCAGAACTTCGTCCGCGCCGCGGAGCTCGTCGGCTCGGGCGTCTTCGGCATCGGCCCCGACGACCTCACGTACTCCGCCTCGAAGCTCTACTTCGCCTTCGGCCTCGGCAACGCGCTCTACTTCCCCGCGCTCGCGGGGGCGGCGTCGGTCCTGGTACCGGAGCGGACGACGCCCGAGCGCGCGTTCGAGGTGATCGCCGCCGAGCGGCCCACGATCTTCTTCGCCGTCCCGACCCTCTACGCGCGGATGCTCCAGGTGGCCGAGGCGGAGCTCCGCTTCGACCTCTCCTCGCTGCGCTTCTGCGTCTCCTCGGGCGAGGCGCTGCCGCCGGCGATCTTCGACGCCTGGGCCGATCGGTTCGGCCTCGAGCTCGTCGAGGTCGTCGGCTCCACCGAGGCGCTCCACGACTTCATCGCGAACCGGCCGGGCAAGGCGCGGCGCGGCTCCGCCGGCCAGGTCGTCCCGGGGTTCGAGGCGAGGCTCGTGGACGACGCGGGCCGGCCCGTCGGGCCCGGCGTCGCCGGCCACCTCCTCGTCAAGGGGCCGACGACGTCGCCCTTCTACTGGAACCGCCTCGACCGGACGCGCGCGACGATGCTCGGCGAGTGGCTCCGGACGGGCGACGTGTTCGTCCAGGACGAGGACGGCTGGTTCACGTTCGCAGGCCGGGCGGACGACATGGTGAAGGTAGGCGGGCGGTGGGTCGCGCCCGCGGAGGTGGAGGCGTACCTCGCCGAGCATCCCGCCGTGCTGGAGGCGGGCGTGGTCGGGCGCTCGGGCGCCGACGGGCTCACGCGGATCCACGCGGCGGTCGTTCTCACGGAGGGCGCCCGGGCGTCGCCCGGGCTCGCCGAGGAGCTCAGGGGCTTCGTCGCCGGCCGCGCGCCGGGCTACAAGGTGCCCCACGCGATCGAGTTCGTCGCGGAGCTTCCCAAGACGGCGACGGGCAAGGTCCAGCGCTTCCGCCTGCGGACCGAGGAATGA